From the genome of Cytobacillus firmus, one region includes:
- a CDS encoding aminotransferase class I/II-fold pyridoxal phosphate-dependent enzyme: MSQYKTPLFSGLLAHAKKDPVQFHIPGHKKGAGIDPEFRDYIGDNALAIDLINIGPLDDLHQPKGIIKEAQDLAAEAFGADRTFFSVQGTSGAIMTMVMAVCGPGDKIIVPRNVHKSVMSAIVFSGATPIFIHPEIDENLGISHGITTESVSKALELHPDAKGVLVINPTYFGVSADLKRIVEIAHSYNVPVLVDEAHGVHIHFHDELPLSAMQAGADLAATSVHKLGGSMTQSSILNMKGNLVSAKRVQSILSMLTTTSTSYLLLASLDVARKRLATEGKELIQKTIDLAQSIRRRINEIDRLYCVGEEILETKAAHDYDPTKLIISVKELGMNGFDVENWLREHHNIEVEMSDLYNILCIVTPGDSEREADILVTALAELASERKGNTEKLETQVLLPDIPVLSLTPRDAFYADTELVPFDESEGRIIAEFIMVYPPGIPIFIPGEIITGENLRYIKTNMEAGLPVQGPEDYDFKYLRVIEEHKAIR; encoded by the coding sequence TTGTCTCAATACAAAACACCGTTATTCAGCGGTTTGCTTGCGCACGCAAAGAAAGATCCCGTACAGTTTCACATACCCGGCCATAAAAAAGGAGCGGGGATTGATCCGGAATTCAGGGACTATATTGGAGATAATGCACTTGCCATTGATTTGATCAATATTGGCCCGCTTGATGATCTCCATCAGCCAAAAGGCATTATTAAAGAAGCCCAGGACCTTGCAGCTGAGGCCTTTGGAGCGGACAGGACATTCTTTTCCGTTCAAGGAACAAGCGGAGCCATCATGACCATGGTTATGGCTGTCTGCGGTCCCGGGGATAAAATAATTGTTCCGAGAAATGTTCATAAATCAGTCATGTCTGCCATTGTTTTTTCAGGCGCAACTCCTATCTTTATACATCCTGAAATTGATGAAAACCTGGGCATATCTCATGGGATTACAACTGAATCAGTATCGAAAGCCCTTGAACTTCATCCGGACGCAAAAGGGGTTTTAGTCATTAACCCTACTTATTTCGGTGTTTCGGCAGATTTGAAGAGAATCGTCGAAATTGCACATTCTTATAATGTGCCCGTGCTTGTGGATGAAGCCCATGGTGTGCATATTCATTTTCATGATGAGCTGCCCTTATCCGCCATGCAGGCAGGTGCTGATTTAGCCGCAACATCTGTCCACAAACTGGGCGGGTCCATGACGCAAAGTTCAATTTTAAATATGAAAGGAAATCTTGTTTCGGCCAAAAGGGTTCAATCCATTTTGAGCATGCTGACAACAACTTCCACTTCCTATTTATTGCTTGCCTCCCTGGATGTTGCCAGGAAACGTCTGGCTACTGAGGGAAAGGAGCTCATTCAAAAGACAATTGATTTGGCCCAATCCATTCGCCGCCGCATCAATGAGATTGACCGGCTCTATTGTGTCGGAGAAGAAATACTGGAAACCAAAGCCGCGCATGACTACGATCCAACCAAATTGATTATTTCAGTCAAAGAGCTTGGCATGAATGGTTTCGATGTGGAGAATTGGCTTCGGGAACATCATAATATTGAAGTAGAGATGTCTGATTTATATAATATCCTTTGCATTGTTACCCCTGGTGACTCTGAACGGGAAGCCGATATTTTAGTTACTGCTCTTGCCGAACTCGCCAGTGAGCGCAAAGGGAATACTGAAAAGCTTGAAACTCAAGTGCTTCTCCCTGATATTCCCGTTTTATCGCTTACACCTCGTGACGCATTTTATGCTGATACAGAGCTTGTTCCATTCGACGAGTCTGAGGGCAGAATAATTGCTGAATTCATTATGGTTTATCCGCCTGGAATACCTATTTTTATTCCGGGGGAAATCATAACCGGGGAAAACCTCCGTTATATAAAAACGAACATGGAAGCTGGACTGCCCGTTCAGGGACCTGAGGATTATGATTTCAAGTATCTTCGCGTTATTGAAGAGCACAAAGCCATCAGATAA